CAAAACGTGTAAAAGCAAACGGTGACTTCTTTTTccatattaaagaaaaaatatataaaacgaaTCACGAAACGCATAAAAAAACAAActggaattttaaaaaataatttagatttttatagatcgatttccaaatttttaatacaaattaaaacaatttattttagttttgaatgcaTCATTTATTCACATCAAAAATATTCATAATCATAAACCAATAGTAACATATAAGCATTAGAATTATACTAATCTTGAAAGATACATGGCGAAATTCATTATGGAGTACTCCCGCAGCTTATAAACTTGTCTGCATTGTGGCAGAGATTTTTATTTACGACAAAAGTGTATTTGacataatcaaaacaaaaaaacttctCTCATTTAATTTTTCTCTAGAGTTTTCTCTTATTTCTCTCTAAAGAACACCAACTTAAAGTTTCCCGATCTGGTGGCCGGTGGCCGGTGGCTTTTTACCACCGGTCGCCATActctttatatttgtttttttctgtataCACTCGGCTTCATCAGGCGAATTGATTTTATTCCGGTTGCGGATTTCACTTTTTGCGAGACGTTTTTTTGATGTATGTAGAGTCAAGCGAACAGAAGAGTTTCTTCAATCtaatattttctctgtttttctcttgaCCCTTCATCTGAGAGTGATTCAAGATTGTATTTCAGAATACTTTATCGCTATTGTAGTATGTTCCTGGTTTTGGCGTTGCTAGCAGCACTTGCAAAGTTGATGTTGTTGCAAATCAACAGCTAAAAAGAGCTCTTGCTGGTGGGTAGTCCAGACTTCTCGGACCATGCGGTCATCTCCATCACTTTGGAACCAAACAGGATGAGGTTGAAGAGGCCTTTGCGGTTCTATAACTTCCTCACTCAGAATCCGGAATTTCTGGCGACTGTAGGAACAAACTGGTTCACCTTCAACATCACTGGCTCAGCAATGTTTAGAGTGTCAAAGAAGCTGAAGCTACTGAAGAACGTTCTCAGGGAATTTAGCAGGCAAAACTACTCAGATATAGAGAAAAGAACAGCTCAAGCGCACAATAGGCTACTCCAAGCGCAGTCGGACACACTCTCTCTTCCATCAACTCTCAACGCAAATACTGAGTTACAAGCTCAGCATGAATGGGAAGAGCTATCATCAGCTGAAACCTCTTTCTTTTTTCAGAGATCTAGCATTCAGTGGATGTCTTGCGGTGATGGTAACTCTGCTCTGTTTCACCGCTATGCAGCTTCTAGGCAGGCCGCAAATCATATTCACTTTCTCTTCTCTGAAAATGGTGAGCGCATAGACACTCAGTCGGGTATCCAGAACCTATGCATAGATTATTTCTCTGATCTCCTAGGAAGCCCTGTCTCGCCTCCTATGTTTATTCAGAGTGACTTGGACCTGCTGTTTGAATTTAGATGCTCAGACACCCAGGCTTCTTGTTTCGAAAGGGAGTTCACCGCAGACGAGATTAGGGAAGCTTTCTTTACCCTGCCCAAGAATAAATCAGGCGGCCCGAACGGTTATTCAGCGGAATTTTTCATGGCATCTTGGTCCATTGTCGGCCCTGAGGTTACAGAAGCTATCTTCGAATTCTTCCGTTCAGGTCAGCTGTAAGCAGTGGAATGCAGCAAATTTGGTTCTTATTCCCAAGAAACTAAATGCGTCTCTTACCACTGACTTCCGTCCAATATCGTGCCTCAACACAATCTATAAGGTCATCTCAAAGCTGTTGGCCTCCAGGTTGAAGGACATCCTGCCATTGTTGATCTCTAAGTCTCAATCTGCCTTCCTTCCAGGGCGTCTGTTAGCAGAAAATGTGTTACTGGCTACTGATTTTGTTAACGGGTACAACACTCAGGCTGTCACACCGAGAGGCATGTTGAAAGTGGACTTGCGAAAAGCTTTTGATTGTGTGCGTTGGGATTTCATCATGGCAACTCTGCGAGCACTGGCCATACCGGAGAGTTATATAGGATTAATCTCGGAATGCTTGTCTACTGCCTCTTTCTCTGTTTCTGTAAATGGAGCAACTGGTGGATTTTTTAAAAGCACTAAAGGTATCAGGCAAGGAGACCCCTTGTCACCGTACCTTTTCGTACTAGCGATGGAGTGTCTATCCCGTCTACTCCTATCTCGTTATGAAGCAGGCCACATAGGTTATCATCCGGGAACGGAGCAGTTAAAGATTTCGCACCTTATGTTTGCTGATGATGTGATGCTGTTCTTCGATGGCACGCCCAATAGTCTTCACGGTATCTCCGAGTGTCTTGATGATTTTGCTTCATGGTCGGGGCTACAAATGAATGCGTCTAAAACCGAGCTCTTCACCGCGGGTCTAGACCAATCTGAATCAGCTGCTATTGCTAGCTACGGATTCACCTCTGGTCAATTCCCCATCAGGTATCTAGGACTCCCACTTATGAGCAGGAAGCTTAAAATTTCAGAGTACGCCCTGCTTATTACGAAGATCACTGCGAGGTTTCAGTCTTGGTCAGCTAAGCTCCTTTCCTTCGCGGGAAGGCTACAGCTACTAAAGACAGTAATTTTCGGTACCGTAACGTTTTGGCTCTCTGCTTTTATCCTTCCCAAAGGTTGTATCAAGCTCATTGAATCTTTGTGTTCCCGTTTCCTCTGGTCCGGAAACATTGAGAAGAAAGGTCTAGCAAAAATTGCATGGCAAACAGTATGCTTACCTAAAGAAGAAGGCGGATTAGGCCTCAGGAGTTTTTCGGTTTGGAATCAAGTGCTCTGCCTCAAATTCATATGGTTACTGTTATCGAGATCCCCTTCGCTATGGGTCGATTGGCATTGGAGCACACATCTGAATGGGGTTTCTTTCTGGTCTGTTGAAGCTAGAGTCACCGACTCTTGGGCCTGGAGAAAATTACTAGATCTAAGACCTCTTGCCCTTCGTTTCTGTAAAACAAGACTTGGAAATGGCGAGTCCACGAGCTTCTGGTTCGATGTCTGGTCACAGTTTGGTCAGCTTATGGAGCACATTGGGCCAACCGGACCGAGAGCGCTGCGGATAAGAGAAAATGCTGTGGTTGCTGATGCGATCACGGACTCTGTTTGGTTGCTTCCTCATCCTAGATCCCAAAGGGAAGTTGAGCTTCATGTGTTCCTTACAACTATTAATCTGCCTCTTCCTTTGAATGTGAATGATGAAATTGAATGGGTAGCTGCTGATTATCCTTTCACTTCTTTCAGGTCTGCTACCACATGGGAAGTGTTGCGGCCAAGAGAAGAGATCAAAGACTGGGTGGACATTGTCTGGTTTAAAGGTGGTATACCGAAGCTAGCTTTCACAATGTGGATAGCTAACTATGACAGGCTGCCAACAAGATCCCGTTTGGCGGGCTGGGGTATGCAAATATCGCCATTGTGTCCCTTCTGCTCGCGGTTTGAGGAGAcaagagatcacttgatgttgtCATGTGAGTATAGCAAAGTGGTGTGGCAGGAAGTGTATTTCAGATGTCACCCTCCTGCATCCTTGCCGACTACCTGGTCTGAGCTGCTCTCATGGATACGATCCTCCCCATCAAAGAAGCTCACTCTCTTGCGTAAACTGGCGGTTCATTCTGTCATTTTTAATCTATGGAAGCAAAGGAACAACCTCATTCATAATCAGGTCTCAATCTCTCCAGCCTCGGTGTTCCTAACCATTGATAGACAGCTGAGAAACATCATTTCAGCAAGAAGACATAAGAAACCCTTCCATCGGCTCATGATAATGTGGTTGAGATAGGTGCTCTTTCTAGTGTTAACCTTGTTAAGCCTTTATCCcatcttgttttttcttctttttttgccaAGATGGGGCAGTGATTAGTTCTACTTTGTAAAACTCTattcatatatgatatttacagtttagcaaaaaaaaaaagaactcttGCAAAAGGAGTAAGGAAAACAGTCGATAACTTTTTTTCCAAAGCAATCTAAGATCATCCTTTTTGtgttttgtccaaaaaaaaacagctgTGTTGGGTAGGCCTCGGCATAAAAATTGAAAGTCGAAATTCGAACCGGAAACCCGAattcaaaccaaacaaaagttttaaaataatcgAAAAGTTCCTATATTACTATAACCGAAAAACAGAAATCGAACCAGTACCAAACCAAGAATcgaatggatatccaaatattcaaaataaatttatatatttaaaaatattaattatatttagtatttttactACTTATACACGAAACTATCCGGAAAATCGAAatactcaaatattttttttctaaagtattttaaaatttctaataaaacCCCTTCTATGTAACATGCTATTTTGCGAgtggtttggattttttttaaatatatataaaatatatatatatatatacacatatgtaaattactttttatatcaaatatgTGAATTACCTAATTAAATTACTAATATTAGATTTAAAAACTTGCATTAGAGGTGGATTTTATACATTATCAATAATACAACATTTCCATTTAATATCTCAGAAATATAAGGTTAacgtatttaatttaaaaattaatataaaaatgtcCTAAATCTGAAGTTAAGTGCAAAATGTcattcaactttttaaaaaaaaaatcaaaatagaaaCATGCATCTTTTTTTGAAGAACAGAAACATTATTTTATcgttaataaatttgatgtaaaaTTTCTGATAAAAATGCTTTTAGAGTGTTTTAGTAATGGGgggttttaaaatatttaaaaactgaagataacaaaaaattgatgataacaaaaagaaaaaaaatataaaaaagaaacgatTTTTAATTACGAAATTCTTCCTAGAACCTACTCATGCCACATGAGTTtagctttattttctttctttaaaatatttatttaattaatttatactaTCCCCTAGTCTTTTCTAAATTATAATTAGTGTAATTATGAGATAATCAACTATAAAATCCTCCTGTCCGCGTGCAAATAATAATTAACcctaattttctattttctcttttctcttttcttttcctaCGGGTCTCAAATTTTCTTTCAGTCCAGAGACATGTCCGAAACCCTAACCGAAGATTTCACCTGTAAGATCTCTCTCTGCTTCTTGCTCGATCAAGattgtttgtatatatatatatatatatatatatatagttgtgtGTATTAGATTTCATCTGATCCATCTGTCAAGTTAAAACCAGCAGATATAAATCGTCGATCAACCTGTCCTATTAAATCATGCATTGCTAATTTATCTATAATGAGttcttgttattattattattattttgcagTAGGTTACACAGGTGCTTTCTGGGACTACGGCACTTTACCAATCCCTTGTGGTACCAATCCTTTTCGTATTCATGTAAAGGTCTTGGAAGCTCTTGAGAGAAAGGGACTTATTGGTTACTTGGCAATCTGGTTTTTTGATGATCAACCACCAATGCCAGATTTGAAAGAAGCTCAATTCTTCTTCCCTATAGGAGGTGAATTCCTTtgacttttttgtttgtttgtttgtttgttttacttCGTGTATTGTCTGTAAGGTAATCTTGATCTCtgtttgatatatttatatatatatatatagttccgAAAGATGAATCTGAAAGAGCTAAGAGGATGATCAAGGATATTGTTCTGTTTGCATTGGACAACAGTCTTTGCCATGATGAACTAGGCAATGTGATGGTAGTCTCAAATACCATCTCACAAGAACCAGAGTTGATCAGTGTTCTTAAGGCTTTGGAATTGAGAAACCACAATGTTCTCTTGGTACAATCCGATAGAGCAAAGAAGGCTGATTTTCCTACCTTAAGCCTTGATTGGCTCTTCATAACCCTGttaaatgatgatgatgatgatgctgtcATGGACGGAGATTATGGCGACAAAGTTGGCGATGAAGCtattacaaaaaggaaaaactacTTTGCAGAAAGGAAAAGAGCTCTCAGAGAAAGGAGGATAGCTTTCGCAAAAAGGAAAAATGCTCTGGCGAAAGAGAAAAATGCTCTTGCGAGAGGGAAAGTTGTAAAAGCTACCACCGGCGTCTTCTGGGACGTGTCGGATTGTCCACTGCCTGAAGGTTTCTCTGCCCGGTCAGTATATTTCAGTATCAAATATTCTAGTAAAGTTCATGATTATGGAGACATGTCAGTATTCACTTACGGTAACAGCAAGAATACAATGCCTTCTGAATATTCTGTCGAAACCCCCTTCTCCCTAGGTGAAGTgacttttgacaaaaaaaaaaaaactttatgtctctctttagttttattatttgattaaaaaaaaactttttgtctctttttaattattttcccTTTAATATCTCGTTCTTGCAGGGGGAAATATAGTTCATGCTCATGCTGGAGATAAAGAATCTAGAGTTTATAAGATGATGTGGGACATTCTTCTATGGGCATTTGACAATCATCAGACTTCAGGACTAAATTTGGTGGTAATCCTCTCGTCAGAAGACAAAGAGTTTGTCCGTACTTATGCCTACATCGAGTTTGTGGACACTCTTCTCGAATTGAAAGCAAAAGGTTACAATGTACTCTTAGTACAACCTGAAATTGAGAGCGCAGCATCGAAAGACCTACTTGGTTCTGTAAGCTCGATATGGCTTTGGACAAGTCTATTACAACATTTCAATTCAGCAAAAGATGTGGAGGTATGTTattgattcaatttttttattctaagtCTTTTTGTCTTATTATTAAACACAATAAAACGTCAGAATctctattaataataataattgtctCGGTTTGTTGTGTATCACTTACACACCATCGATCATAAATTGATGTATCTTTATCATTTGTTGTGTGTGTTTGGGTTGGGTTTAGGTTTTGGGGATAGAAAGATTGAAGATTGAGCTTCAGGCAAGGGGACTGAAATGTGGAGGGACTCTGCAAGAGCTAGCTGAAAGGCTCTTCTTACTTAAATCAACACCACTCCATAAGTTCCCAAAGAATTGTGTTTctaagagagaagaaaaagaagaaatgaatGCAAGAATGCAAGAAGAG
The sequence above is drawn from the Raphanus sativus cultivar WK10039 chromosome 7, ASM80110v3, whole genome shotgun sequence genome and encodes:
- the LOC108815082 gene encoding uncharacterized protein LOC108815082, yielding MSETLTEDFTLGYTGAFWDYGTLPIPCGTNPFRIHVKVLEALERKGLIGYLAIWFFDDQPPMPDLKEAQFFFPIGVPKDESERAKRMIKDIVLFALDNSLCHDELGNVMVVSNTISQEPELISVLKALELRNHNVLLVQSDRAKKADFPTLSLDWLFITLLNDDDDDAVMDGDYGDKVGDEAITKRKNYFAERKRALRERRIAFAKRKNALAKEKNALARGKVVKATTGVFWDVSDCPLPEGFSARSVYFSIKYSSKVHDYGDMSVFTYGNSKNTMPSEYSVETPFSLGGNIVHAHAGDKESRVYKMMWDILLWAFDNHQTSGLNLVVILSSEDKEFVRTYAYIEFVDTLLELKAKGYNVLLVQPEIESAASKDLLGSVSSIWLWTSLLQHFNSAKDVEVLGIERLKIELQARGLKCGGTLQELAERLFLLKSTPLHKFPKNCVSKREEKEEMNARMQEEPWYHTCEV